A single genomic interval of Nostoc commune NIES-4072 harbors:
- a CDS encoding amidase → MNEVDLAFTSALELAELIRRREVSPLELVEIYLERIGRLNPQLGSYFTVTAELAIADAKAKTELLTTTSELPPFFGVPISIKDLTAVAGVTCTYGNPALLNNIPNYDDGVVTRIKQAGFTILGKTATSELGSFPYSEPMGFPPARNPWNLEYTPGGSSGGAAAAVAGGLCAIAQGSDGGGSIRGPAACCGLVGIKPSRGRVSKAPVGERLAGIAVNGPIARTVADAAALLDTISGYTTGDPYWLPDPEPSFLAATGTKLGALQIAFDTNISPLGEADVNCQQAVRQTVELLEQLGHQVEQKSPDFSGLVEPFQIVWQAGIAASGLPVEALQPVNRWLFTRTGSVAEYLKAVSQMQVVARQIVAFFDTVDVLVLPVYLHSPIRVGEWASLSPEETFQNIIEWVAPCPPANATGQPAIAIPVGFDSNGLPMSVQLIGKPAAEATLISLAAQLEAANPWIHHRPAFAI, encoded by the coding sequence ATGAATGAAGTTGATTTAGCATTTACCTCAGCGCTAGAGTTGGCGGAATTAATTCGTCGCCGGGAAGTATCACCGCTAGAGTTAGTGGAAATATATTTAGAACGGATTGGGCGGTTGAATCCCCAATTAGGAAGCTATTTTACAGTGACGGCAGAATTAGCGATCGCAGATGCTAAAGCCAAAACAGAATTATTAACAACTACCTCAGAACTACCGCCATTTTTTGGTGTGCCGATTTCCATTAAAGACCTCACTGCTGTAGCAGGTGTTACCTGTACTTATGGAAATCCAGCATTACTGAATAATATCCCTAATTATGATGATGGAGTTGTGACGAGGATTAAACAAGCTGGGTTTACTATTCTCGGTAAAACAGCCACTTCTGAATTAGGTTCGTTTCCATACAGTGAACCTATGGGTTTTCCCCCAGCTAGAAATCCGTGGAATTTAGAATACACCCCTGGCGGTTCCAGTGGTGGGGCGGCGGCGGCGGTAGCAGGGGGATTGTGTGCGATCGCTCAAGGTTCAGATGGCGGTGGCTCAATTCGGGGGCCTGCGGCTTGTTGTGGTTTAGTGGGAATTAAGCCATCCAGAGGCAGGGTAAGTAAAGCACCCGTAGGCGAACGCCTCGCTGGAATTGCCGTCAACGGCCCGATCGCCCGGACTGTAGCTGATGCTGCTGCCCTTTTGGATACTATATCTGGTTATACAACAGGCGATCCTTACTGGTTACCAGATCCCGAACCATCATTTCTCGCCGCTACTGGGACAAAACTTGGTGCTTTGCAAATTGCCTTTGACACTAATATTTCTCCGTTGGGAGAAGCTGACGTCAACTGTCAGCAAGCTGTCCGCCAAACAGTCGAGTTATTAGAACAACTCGGCCACCAAGTTGAACAGAAATCTCCAGATTTTAGTGGTTTAGTTGAACCATTTCAAATTGTTTGGCAAGCTGGGATAGCTGCGTCAGGACTTCCTGTTGAAGCCTTGCAGCCCGTAAATCGCTGGTTATTTACGCGCACAGGTTCTGTTGCTGAGTACCTCAAAGCAGTTTCTCAAATGCAGGTAGTGGCACGGCAAATTGTGGCATTTTTCGATACTGTGGATGTGCTGGTATTGCCAGTTTATTTACATTCACCTATCCGCGTTGGGGAGTGGGCTTCTCTGAGTCCAGAAGAGACATTCCAAAATATTATTGAGTGGGTTGCCCCTTGTCCGCCTGCGAATGCAACTGGACAACCTGCGATCGCAATTCCTGTAGGTTTTGATAGTAATGGTTTGCCCATGAGTGTGCAGCTAATTGGTAAACCTGCGGCTGAAGCTACACTAATCAGCCTAGCAGCACAATTAGAAGCAGCTAATCCTTGGATACATCATCGTCCAGCCTTTGCAATATAG
- a CDS encoding Crp/Fnr family transcriptional regulator → MQASLEQLSQIIVFAGLETTDKVNLQPHTQVQRYRKGEIILHEGDVLPAKLYAVVSGSIQVTKTATTGKETILRALSAGEIFAAPALLGNGISPATVTAESDCEILTVERDALLKAIGKNPEIALRMLMVFNSRIQQLHETVHGLVSERAIVRLARLIQYFAAESGTESTSQGEFLKVKLSYYRMARSSGITYEECVRLIKSLKPVIAYSRGGTITILDADKLDAIASGNID, encoded by the coding sequence ATGCAGGCATCCCTAGAACAACTTTCACAAATAATTGTATTTGCAGGTTTAGAAACAACAGACAAAGTAAATTTGCAACCTCATACTCAGGTGCAACGGTATCGCAAAGGTGAGATTATTCTGCATGAGGGCGATGTATTACCAGCAAAACTCTATGCTGTTGTTAGTGGATCAATTCAAGTTACCAAAACAGCAACAACGGGCAAAGAGACGATTCTCCGCGCCCTAAGTGCTGGAGAAATTTTTGCGGCTCCTGCTTTATTGGGAAATGGAATTTCTCCGGCAACTGTGACTGCTGAATCTGATTGTGAAATACTCACTGTAGAGCGAGATGCTTTATTAAAAGCTATTGGGAAAAATCCTGAAATTGCATTACGAATGCTGATGGTTTTTAACAGTCGGATTCAGCAATTACATGAAACAGTCCACGGCTTAGTTTCTGAAAGAGCTATTGTTCGCCTTGCCAGATTAATTCAATATTTTGCTGCTGAATCTGGAACTGAATCAACTTCACAAGGCGAGTTTTTAAAAGTCAAATTATCTTATTATCGCATGGCTCGGAGTAGCGGCATTACTTACGAAGAATGTGTGCGGTTAATTAAAAGTCTCAAACCAGTAATTGCCTATAGTCGGGGTGGAACGATTACAATACTCGATGCGGATAAATTGGATGCGATCGCATCTGGAAATATAGATTAA
- a CDS encoding acyl-CoA thioesterase produces the protein MPFTYKRTVRFQDTDAAGVVYFANVLGICHEAYEESLEASSINLKDFFTNPSVAFPIVHASVDFLRPMFGGDKLLISLISQKISGNKFEITYEITVAEVVVAKAITRHVCIDASSRSKQELPNEIVQWLETNRRDAEKPVRCGESSAVGGFPAVGDW, from the coding sequence ATGCCTTTTACTTATAAACGCACGGTTCGTTTTCAAGATACTGATGCTGCTGGGGTAGTTTATTTTGCTAATGTTTTGGGTATTTGTCACGAAGCTTATGAAGAATCTCTAGAAGCATCAAGTATTAATCTCAAAGATTTTTTTACTAATCCATCTGTAGCTTTCCCCATTGTTCATGCTAGTGTCGATTTTTTGCGCCCTATGTTTGGCGGGGATAAGTTACTGATTAGTTTAATTTCCCAAAAAATAAGTGGTAATAAGTTTGAAATTACTTACGAAATTACAGTGGCTGAGGTGGTAGTTGCTAAGGCTATTACTAGGCATGTTTGTATTGATGCAAGTAGTAGAAGTAAGCAGGAATTACCTAACGAGATAGTTCAGTGGTTGGAAACGAACCGCAGAGATGCAGAGAAGCCAGTGCGTTGCGGTGAATCCAGCGCTGTAGGCGGGTTTCCCGCCGTAGGCGACTGGTGA
- a CDS encoding 2-succinylbenzoate--CoA ligase — MERPLNCLNNLAQNDWLIGYNSRQFNQIAQELYLQLTQLSAYGIPPKIILAEREPVRFLASFIAACAANCPVFLCNPDWGTQEWQQVFDLVQPDIIWGELPHSPTPPLPHSPTPLLSALSTQHSALIMIPTGGSFGQIKFAIHTWETLIASVQGFTEYFQLKQVNSFCVLPLYHVSGLMQFMRSFTTGGKLAILPFKAVETGQILNIKQSEFLISLVPTQLQRLLQNLELTQWLTQFNTVLLGGAPAWNELLEKSRFHRIRLAPTYGMTETASQIATLKPDDFLSGKISSGQILPHAKVTIRNQQGEILNFNQIGNITIQTQSLALGYYPITRENQADFQVDDLAFLDEQGHLNIVGRNSDKIITGGENIYPAEIESAIQATQLVADICVIGIPDKHWGQALTAIYIPNKSNTSALKIQTLLKDKLSKFKIPKYWIPQQNLPRNSQGKINRQQLQQIAREFLQNPIT, encoded by the coding sequence ATGGAACGACCTTTAAACTGTCTTAATAACCTGGCTCAAAATGATTGGCTTATTGGTTACAATAGCCGTCAATTTAATCAAATAGCTCAAGAATTATATTTACAACTAACACAATTATCAGCGTATGGGATACCACCAAAAATCATCTTAGCTGAACGCGAACCAGTGCGGTTTTTAGCAAGTTTCATTGCCGCTTGTGCAGCTAATTGTCCAGTTTTTCTTTGTAACCCCGACTGGGGAACACAAGAATGGCAGCAAGTCTTTGATTTAGTGCAGCCAGATATTATTTGGGGAGAACTCCCCCACTCCCCGACTCCCCCACTCCCCCACTCCCCTACTCCCCTACTCTCAGCACTCAGCACTCAGCACTCAGCACTGATTATGATTCCCACAGGTGGTTCATTTGGGCAGATTAAATTTGCCATCCATACTTGGGAAACTCTCATTGCATCTGTACAAGGATTTACAGAATACTTTCAACTAAAACAAGTCAATTCTTTTTGTGTATTACCGCTATATCACGTTAGCGGTTTAATGCAATTTATGCGCTCTTTCACCACCGGGGGTAAACTGGCTATTCTCCCATTCAAAGCAGTAGAAACAGGTCAAATACTCAATATTAAACAATCAGAATTTTTAATATCTTTAGTTCCAACACAGTTACAAAGACTCTTACAAAACTTAGAATTAACTCAATGGCTAACCCAATTTAATACTGTACTTCTAGGAGGTGCGCCAGCATGGAACGAACTATTAGAAAAATCTAGATTTCATCGTATCCGGTTAGCGCCTACTTATGGTATGACAGAAACAGCCTCTCAAATTGCTACCCTCAAACCAGATGATTTTCTCAGTGGGAAAATTAGCAGTGGTCAAATTCTTCCCCATGCAAAAGTAACTATTCGCAATCAGCAAGGCGAGATTTTAAATTTCAACCAAATCGGAAATATTACTATTCAGACTCAATCTTTAGCCCTTGGATACTATCCTATAACTAGAGAAAATCAAGCTGATTTCCAAGTAGACGATTTAGCTTTTTTAGACGAGCAAGGTCATTTAAATATTGTCGGGCGTAACAGCGACAAAATTATTACAGGTGGAGAAAATATTTACCCAGCAGAGATTGAATCAGCTATACAAGCAACTCAGTTAGTTGCCGATATTTGTGTCATCGGCATCCCAGATAAACATTGGGGACAAGCCTTAACAGCAATTTACATTCCCAACAAATCAAATACCTCTGCCTTAAAAATTCAAACCCTACTCAAAGACAAACTCAGCAAATTTAAAATTCCTAAATATTGGATTCCCCAGCAAAACTTACCTCGCAATTCCCAAGGTAAAATTAACCGTCAACAATTACAGCAAATAGCCAGAGAATTCCTCCAAAATCCCATTACATAA
- a CDS encoding o-succinylbenzoate synthase produces MTNGYRFEFRPYQRRFVRTLTTNHGTWDIREGIILRLTDELGKIGWGEIAPISWFGSETLEQALDFCRQLPREITDEIIFSIPDELPACQFGFESAQEWGETQLIASVLGSEFFSIPNAPCPMPHAQFYSALLPAGEAALNQWETLWEQGYHTFKWKIGVYAIANELEIFESLIDTLPAFTKLRLDANGGLSYEEANLWLRTCDTLKANVELPVEIEFIEQPLPVEQFQQMLELSTSYKTAIAIDESVATLRQLAACYQQGWRGIFVIKPGIVGSPSRLRKFCHQHKIDTVFSSVFETAIGRLAALRLAAELSQNNRAVGFGIDHFFEQEDTWFQSLWNDL; encoded by the coding sequence ATGACTAATGGCTACAGATTTGAATTTCGTCCTTATCAGCGAAGATTTGTGCGAACACTGACTACTAATCATGGTACTTGGGATATTCGTGAAGGTATTATCCTCCGGCTTACCGATGAATTAGGTAAAATCGGCTGGGGAGAAATTGCCCCCATTAGCTGGTTCGGTTCCGAAACCCTAGAACAAGCCTTAGATTTTTGTCGCCAACTTCCAAGAGAAATCACAGACGAGATAATTTTCTCCATCCCAGATGAGTTACCTGCTTGTCAATTTGGCTTTGAGTCAGCTCAAGAGTGGGGAGAGACGCAATTAATTGCGTCTGTACTAGGGAGTGAATTCTTTTCAATCCCCAATGCCCCATGCCCAATGCCCCATGCCCAATTTTACAGTGCGTTATTGCCAGCCGGGGAAGCGGCTTTAAATCAATGGGAAACGTTGTGGGAGCAGGGATATCACACATTTAAGTGGAAAATTGGTGTGTATGCGATCGCTAATGAACTAGAAATTTTTGAGTCACTGATAGACACCTTACCAGCCTTTACCAAACTGCGATTAGATGCCAACGGTGGACTCAGCTATGAAGAAGCTAACTTATGGCTGCGGACTTGCGACACTCTCAAGGCAAATGTAGAACTACCCGTAGAAATTGAATTTATCGAACAACCGTTACCCGTTGAGCAATTTCAGCAAATGTTGGAATTGAGTACGAGTTATAAAACTGCGATCGCAATAGATGAATCTGTCGCCACACTTAGGCAACTCGCCGCCTGTTATCAACAAGGTTGGCGAGGGATTTTTGTGATTAAGCCTGGGATAGTTGGATCGCCATCTCGTCTGAGAAAGTTTTGCCATCAGCATAAAATTGATACAGTATTTTCATCAGTATTTGAAACTGCGATCGGTAGACTTGCAGCACTCCGGCTAGCGGCGGAATTATCCCAAAATAATAGAGCAGTTGGTTTTGGCATCGACCATTTTTTTGAACAAGAAGATACCTGGTTTCAAAGTCTATGGAACGACCTTTAA
- the menA gene encoding 2-carboxy-1,4-naphthoquinone phytyltransferase, which produces MTTKQILYPNTKLWMAAIKPPMYSVAIMPIWVGTAVAYAETKIFNGTVFSTFIAAAILILAWENISNDVFDSETGIDQNKHHSLVNLTDNKPLIFWIGNLCLGLGLLGILAIAFWQQDLTVIGIILLCCGLGYMYQGPPFRLGYQGLGEILCFFAFGPLAVEAAYYSQTQTWSMTSLAVSVIVGIATTLILFCSHFHQVKDDIAAGKRSPIVRLGTQKGAQLLVWFTASIYPLTLLFVILGISPAWTLLSWVSLPFAVKLCRHVQENHNQPDKVNNCKFIAVAVHFWACLLLGLGFML; this is translated from the coding sequence ATGACAACTAAGCAGATTTTATATCCCAACACTAAGTTATGGATGGCAGCGATTAAACCGCCAATGTACAGCGTTGCCATTATGCCCATTTGGGTAGGAACAGCAGTAGCTTATGCCGAAACTAAAATTTTTAATGGTACAGTATTTTCTACTTTTATAGCTGCGGCAATCTTAATTCTTGCCTGGGAAAATATCAGTAATGATGTCTTTGATTCCGAAACAGGAATTGATCAAAATAAGCACCATTCTCTGGTTAACTTAACAGACAATAAGCCATTAATATTTTGGATAGGAAATTTGTGTTTAGGTTTGGGGTTGCTGGGCATACTAGCGATCGCCTTTTGGCAACAAGACCTAACTGTTATCGGCATCATTTTACTATGCTGTGGTTTAGGCTATATGTACCAAGGGCCTCCTTTTCGCTTAGGATATCAGGGTTTAGGCGAAATTCTTTGCTTTTTTGCCTTTGGCCCCTTAGCAGTGGAGGCAGCATACTACAGCCAAACCCAAACTTGGTCAATGACAAGTTTAGCAGTCTCAGTCATTGTCGGGATTGCCACAACCTTAATTTTATTTTGCTCACACTTTCACCAAGTTAAGGATGACATAGCCGCAGGCAAGCGATCGCCTATCGTCCGTCTAGGAACCCAAAAAGGGGCCCAACTCCTAGTTTGGTTTACTGCTAGCATTTATCCCCTCACCTTGCTATTTGTGATATTGGGAATTTCTCCAGCTTGGACGTTATTGAGTTGGGTAAGTTTACCGTTTGCTGTCAAATTATGCCGCCATGTCCAAGAAAATCACAACCAGCCAGACAAAGTTAATAACTGTAAATTTATTGCCGTAGCCGTGCATTTCTGGGCTTGCTTGCTGCTTGGACTGGGATTTATGCTTTAG
- a CDS encoding isochorismate synthase: MTVSPCRNNLFVHKDLYQFLVAVQEKCVKSNCRQIVSISQEIDLVDPLLVLDKLTQANEINFYFEDKGKGEAIAAIDSVAKLQIDGADRFTQAEYFIKSCLKNIINFGNANQGFSGPHFFCYFSFFDKNAQVDYPFPSATIFLPGWQVAVKDQRCILVTNMIINESVNIQRLLENLQNKIKFIQSLEYYSANSDFFPAKFYKKSVTNATGFKRSVVSVLEKIRSSHLSKIVLADILDVKSSNHFNLVKSLNNLRQIHPNCYIFSTSNGKGQNFIGASPERLISINNQQLITDALAGSAPRGKTPAEDAANANRLLNSAKEKHEHSLVLDFITQRLCQLGLLPQILAPRLRQLSNIQHLWTPISATVPTNIHPLKIVAQLHPTPAVAGAARDIACAEIRRYENFERGLYAAPLGWIDSQGNCEFIVGIRSALIDGDRARLYAGAGIVAGSDPDKEFAEVQLKLQALLKALV; the protein is encoded by the coding sequence ATGACAGTTTCACCATGTCGTAACAACCTCTTTGTACACAAAGATTTATATCAATTTTTGGTAGCAGTGCAAGAAAAGTGCGTCAAAAGTAATTGCAGGCAAATTGTCAGTATTTCTCAGGAGATCGATTTAGTTGACCCTTTACTTGTATTAGATAAACTTACACAAGCAAATGAAATAAATTTTTACTTTGAGGACAAAGGTAAAGGAGAAGCGATCGCAGCAATTGATTCTGTAGCAAAATTACAGATTGATGGTGCAGATCGTTTTACTCAAGCTGAATATTTTATCAAATCTTGCCTAAAAAATATAATTAATTTTGGTAACGCTAACCAAGGTTTTTCTGGGCCTCACTTTTTTTGTTATTTCAGCTTTTTTGATAAAAATGCCCAAGTAGATTATCCATTTCCATCTGCCACCATCTTTCTTCCAGGTTGGCAAGTCGCTGTTAAAGATCAGCGTTGTATATTAGTAACAAATATGATTATCAATGAAAGTGTAAATATTCAAAGGTTATTGGAGAATCTACAAAATAAAATTAAATTTATCCAATCTTTAGAATATTACTCTGCTAATAGTGATTTTTTTCCAGCAAAGTTCTATAAAAAATCTGTCACCAATGCTACTGGGTTTAAACGTTCAGTAGTCTCTGTTTTGGAAAAAATTAGGTCTAGTCATTTAAGCAAGATTGTCCTCGCAGATATATTAGATGTAAAATCAAGCAACCACTTTAACTTAGTTAAATCTTTAAATAATCTTAGGCAAATACATCCTAATTGTTATATTTTTTCTACAAGTAATGGCAAAGGACAAAACTTTATTGGTGCAAGTCCAGAAAGATTAATTAGTATTAATAATCAACAATTAATCACTGATGCCTTAGCTGGTTCTGCACCACGAGGTAAAACCCCTGCCGAAGATGCAGCAAATGCTAATCGCTTGCTGAATAGTGCAAAAGAAAAGCACGAACATTCACTGGTGCTTGATTTCATTACACAACGCCTATGCCAGCTAGGTTTATTACCCCAAATATTAGCACCACGGCTGCGACAATTATCGAATATTCAGCATTTATGGACACCAATCAGTGCTACAGTTCCCACTAATATACATCCATTAAAGATTGTCGCGCAATTGCATCCGACACCAGCCGTTGCTGGTGCAGCACGAGATATAGCCTGTGCGGAAATTCGTCGTTATGAAAACTTTGAAAGAGGTTTGTATGCTGCGCCTTTAGGTTGGATAGATTCTCAGGGTAACTGCGAGTTTATTGTGGGAATTCGTTCAGCATTAATTGATGGCGATCGCGCGAGATTGTATGCTGGTGCTGGTATTGTTGCGGGATCTGATCCTGACAAGGAATTTGCAGAGGTGCAACTTAAGCTTCAGGCATTACTTAAAGCATTAGTTTAA
- a CDS encoding glutamate-5-semialdehyde dehydrogenase, with translation MTIVNIVSPLIAIAAQTRQAASKLAILSTEAKNQALVAIAQALESSRDEILRANIADCEAATAEGIPKPLYKRLQLDEHKLRDAIAGVRDVGNLADPIGKVQIHRELDTGLILKRITCPLGVLGIIFEARPEAAIQIASLAIKSGNGVILKCGKEAVRSCEAIVKAIKQGLSQTAVNPDAVHLLTTRAETLELLKLDKYVDLIIPRGSNSFVRFVQENTRIPVLGHADGICHLYIDKAADISKAVTITVDAKAQYPAVCNAIETLLVHQSIAREFLPKIADALQERHVELRGDKRTLQLLPNIVPATETDWETEYSDFILSIKIVDSLEGAIAHINEYGSRHTDAIITEDSTSVETFFGLVNSANIFHNCSTRFADGFRYGFGAEVGISTQQMPPRGPVGLEGLVTYKYQMTGDGHIVATYTGANAKAFTHQDLV, from the coding sequence ATGACTATTGTTAACATTGTTTCTCCCCTAATTGCGATCGCAGCACAAACCCGCCAAGCTGCAAGTAAGCTAGCGATTCTCTCCACTGAGGCAAAAAATCAAGCCCTTGTTGCGATCGCTCAAGCTTTAGAATCATCTAGAGATGAAATTTTACGAGCAAATATTGCTGATTGTGAAGCTGCTACTGCTGAAGGAATACCCAAACCACTTTATAAACGCTTGCAGTTGGATGAACATAAATTAAGAGATGCGATCGCAGGGGTACGAGATGTTGGTAATCTAGCTGATCCTATCGGTAAAGTGCAGATTCACCGCGAACTTGATACTGGTTTAATTCTCAAGCGAATTACTTGTCCTTTAGGTGTTTTAGGAATTATTTTTGAAGCACGTCCAGAGGCGGCGATTCAAATTGCATCCTTAGCGATTAAATCGGGTAATGGTGTGATTCTCAAATGTGGCAAAGAAGCGGTACGTTCTTGTGAAGCGATAGTTAAAGCAATTAAACAAGGATTATCTCAAACTGCTGTTAACCCTGATGCAGTACATTTACTCACAACTAGAGCAGAAACTCTAGAACTTTTGAAATTAGATAAATATGTAGATTTAATTATTCCTAGAGGTTCTAATTCTTTTGTGCGGTTTGTGCAAGAAAATACACGGATTCCTGTATTAGGTCACGCCGATGGAATCTGTCATCTTTATATAGATAAAGCGGCAGATATTTCTAAAGCAGTTACGATTACAGTAGATGCCAAAGCGCAATATCCGGCTGTTTGTAATGCAATTGAAACTTTGCTAGTTCACCAATCAATTGCTAGAGAGTTTTTACCAAAAATTGCCGATGCTTTGCAAGAACGCCATGTAGAATTAAGAGGTGATAAACGCACATTACAACTTTTGCCTAACATTGTACCTGCAACAGAAACAGATTGGGAAACAGAATACAGCGATTTTATTTTGTCAATTAAGATTGTAGATTCTTTAGAAGGTGCGATCGCACATATTAACGAATATGGCTCTCGTCATACTGACGCGATTATTACTGAAGATTCCACATCTGTAGAAACTTTCTTTGGACTGGTAAATTCAGCCAATATATTCCACAATTGTTCTACCCGATTTGCTGATGGTTTTCGCTATGGTTTCGGTGCAGAAGTAGGGATTAGTACGCAACAAATGCCACCGCGTGGCCCTGTTGGTTTAGAAGGATTGGTGACATACAAATATCAAATGACTGGTGATGGCCATATTGTAGCTACTTACACCGGGGCGAATGCTAAAGCTTTTACTCATCAGGATTTAGTGTAA